A genome region from Sphingomonas sp. BGYR3 includes the following:
- a CDS encoding GntR family transcriptional regulator gives MALLDHDESPVYLKLRATIVAAILKGRFRAGDQLPSVRALAAEHGANPLTVAKAYQRFQDEGYVEVRRGVGMFVLPGTAERLRTAERERFLAGTWPRVQEQIALLGLSVDDLLDREIA, from the coding sequence ATGGCGCTGCTCGATCACGATGAAAGCCCGGTCTACCTGAAATTGCGGGCAACCATTGTGGCCGCGATCCTGAAGGGACGGTTTCGCGCGGGCGACCAGTTGCCCTCGGTTCGCGCGCTGGCCGCCGAGCATGGTGCCAATCCGCTGACCGTGGCAAAGGCGTATCAGCGGTTTCAGGACGAGGGCTATGTCGAGGTGCGGCGCGGGGTCGGGATGTTTGTCCTGCCCGGCACGGCGGAACGGCTGCGCACCGCGGAACGGGAGCGATTTCTGGCCGGAACCTGGCCGCGCGTTCAGGAACAGATCGCACTGCTCGGCCTGAGCGTCGACGACCTGCTGGACCGCGAAATCGCCTGA
- a CDS encoding acyl-CoA dehydrogenase has translation MSFTAPVTEQRFVLDSIAGIAALADSDRFAAASADVVDAVLEGAGQFAAGEWAPLDRTGDTVGARLTQSGVVMPDGFAAAYRAYVEGGWGTIGTPEAYGGQGLPFSLTTAVLETLGGANMSFALCPTLTVGAIEALAHHGSPEQQALYLPKLATGEWTGTMNLTEPQAGSDVGALRARAEPIGDGRFRISGTKIYISFGDHDMADNIVHLVLARTPGAPEGTRGLSLFLVPKYRLNEDGTPGPFNDIRVVSIEHKMGLHASPTCVLSFGDNGDCIGELIGPENGGMRAMFTMMNNARLNVGLQGVQVAERATQRAVAYALDRVQSARAGSPDKSPVAIVEHPDVRRMLMRMKAQTMAARALVYYAAGQVDQAALGDAEAQARVDLVTPLAKAHGTDIGNEVASIGIQVHGGMGYVEETGAAQHFRDARITPIYEGTNGIQAADLVGRKLGLDGGGVFDRFVAQLAAEARHAALGTLIAEVTAIGGALKGASADDRLAASYPFLTMMSVATCGWLMERQLAALNGWTGDPQFAAMKRAAIRFYLDQVVPEALGLAHAARAGADQLYAVPAAAFAA, from the coding sequence ATGAGCTTCACCGCCCCCGTGACCGAACAGCGGTTCGTGCTGGACAGCATCGCCGGAATTGCCGCCCTTGCCGACAGCGACCGTTTCGCCGCCGCCAGCGCCGATGTTGTCGACGCCGTGCTGGAGGGGGCGGGGCAATTCGCCGCGGGCGAATGGGCGCCGCTGGACCGCACCGGCGACACAGTGGGCGCGCGCCTGACCCAATCGGGCGTGGTGATGCCGGACGGCTTTGCCGCGGCATACCGCGCCTATGTCGAGGGCGGATGGGGCACGATCGGCACGCCCGAGGCCTATGGCGGACAGGGGCTGCCCTTTTCCCTGACCACGGCCGTGCTGGAAACGCTGGGCGGCGCGAACATGAGCTTTGCGCTGTGCCCGACGCTGACCGTCGGCGCGATCGAGGCGCTGGCCCATCATGGCAGCCCGGAACAGCAGGCATTGTACCTGCCGAAACTGGCGACCGGCGAATGGACCGGCACCATGAACCTGACCGAACCGCAGGCGGGCAGTGATGTCGGCGCGCTGCGGGCGCGGGCGGAGCCGATCGGCGACGGTCGGTTCCGGATTTCGGGCACCAAAATCTACATCAGCTTTGGCGACCATGACATGGCGGACAATATCGTCCACCTGGTGTTGGCCCGCACGCCCGGCGCGCCAGAGGGGACGCGCGGCCTCAGCCTGTTTCTGGTGCCCAAATACCGGCTGAACGAAGATGGCACGCCGGGCCCGTTCAACGACATCCGCGTCGTGTCGATCGAACACAAGATGGGGCTGCACGCATCGCCGACCTGTGTCCTGTCGTTCGGCGACAATGGCGATTGCATCGGCGAACTGATCGGCCCCGAAAACGGCGGCATGCGGGCGATGTTCACGATGATGAACAACGCGCGCCTGAATGTCGGACTTCAGGGGGTGCAGGTGGCAGAGCGGGCGACCCAGCGCGCCGTTGCCTATGCGCTGGACCGGGTGCAGTCGGCGCGGGCCGGATCGCCGGACAAGTCGCCGGTTGCCATCGTTGAGCATCCCGATGTGCGGCGGATGCTGATGCGGATGAAGGCGCAGACCATGGCCGCCCGCGCGCTCGTCTATTACGCCGCCGGACAGGTGGATCAGGCCGCGCTGGGCGATGCAGAGGCGCAGGCGCGCGTCGATTTGGTCACCCCGCTGGCCAAGGCGCATGGCACCGATATCGGCAACGAAGTCGCCAGCATCGGCATTCAGGTGCATGGCGGCATGGGCTATGTCGAGGAAACCGGCGCGGCCCAGCATTTCCGAGACGCGCGCATCACCCCGATTTACGAAGGGACGAACGGCATCCAGGCCGCCGATCTGGTCGGCCGCAAGCTGGGGCTGGACGGCGGGGGCGTGTTCGACCGCTTTGTCGCCCAGCTGGCGGCGGAGGCACGCCATGCCGCGCTGGGCACCCTGATCGCAGAGGTGACCGCGATCGGCGGTGCGCTAAAAGGGGCGTCGGCCGATGACCGGCTGGCGGCCAGCTATCCCTTCCTGACCATGATGTCGGTCGCCACCTGTGGCTGGCTGATGGAACGGCAGCTGGCGGCGCTGAACGGCTGGACCGGCGATCCGCAATTTGCCGCTATGAAGCGCGCCGCGATCCGCTTCTATCTTGATCAGGTGGTGCCGGAGGCGCTGGGCCTCGCTCATGCTGCACGGGCGGGGGCGGATCAGCTGTATGCCGTGCCCGCTGCCGCCTTTGCCGCATGA
- a CDS encoding L-threonylcarbamoyladenylate synthase — MTLQSTRTLPYGEAALADAAAAIRAGQCVAVPTETVYGLAADATDSHAVAGIYAAKGRPSFNPLIVHVPDADAARRIAVFDARADRLAAAFWPGPLTLVLPLRPGGEIASLVTAGLDSIAIRVPAHRAMQALLAASGKPLAAPSANASGTISPTRAAHVLATLDGRIPLILDDGPTRAGLESTIIALTGTQARLLRPGPIAAATLAAALGEPVLAAGDGAVVAPGMMASHYAPSKPLRLNAADARPGEWLIGFGAVAGQDTLSATGDLIEAGARLFDSLHRADASEAESIAIAPVPMDGLGAAINDRLARAAADRD, encoded by the coding sequence GTGACGCTTCAAAGCACCCGAACCTTACCCTACGGCGAGGCCGCGCTTGCGGATGCGGCTGCGGCGATTCGTGCCGGGCAATGCGTCGCGGTGCCCACCGAAACCGTTTACGGGCTGGCCGCCGACGCCACCGATTCGCACGCCGTGGCGGGCATCTATGCGGCAAAGGGGCGACCGAGTTTCAACCCGCTGATCGTGCACGTGCCGGATGCCGACGCCGCCCGCCGGATCGCGGTGTTCGATGCGCGGGCCGACAGGCTGGCGGCGGCATTCTGGCCAGGGCCGCTGACCCTTGTCCTGCCGCTGCGCCCGGGCGGCGAGATTGCGTCGCTGGTCACCGCGGGGCTGGACAGCATCGCGATCCGCGTGCCGGCCCACCGCGCCATGCAGGCGTTGCTGGCCGCATCGGGCAAGCCGCTGGCGGCGCCATCGGCCAATGCCAGCGGTACGATCAGCCCGACCCGCGCCGCGCATGTGCTGGCGACGCTGGACGGGCGCATCCCGCTGATCCTGGACGACGGGCCGACGCGGGCGGGACTGGAATCGACCATCATCGCCCTGACCGGGACGCAGGCCCGGCTGCTGCGGCCCGGACCCATCGCGGCGGCGACGCTGGCGGCGGCACTGGGCGAGCCGGTGCTGGCGGCGGGCGATGGCGCGGTGGTCGCGCCGGGAATGATGGCCAGCCATTATGCCCCGTCCAAGCCGCTGCGGCTGAATGCCGCCGATGCCCGGCCGGGCGAATGGCTGATCGGGTTCGGCGCGGTGGCGGGGCAGGACACGCTGTCCGCCACCGGCGACCTGATCGAGGCGGGCGCGCGCCTGTTCGACAGCCTGCACCGCGCCGATGCCAGCGAGGCCGAAAGCATCGCCATCGCGCCGGTGCCGATGGACGGTCTGGGCGCGGCGATCAACGACCGGCTGGCGCGGGCCGCAGCAGACAGGGACTGA
- a CDS encoding isocitrate lyase, with translation MTYQSAIRAADQAIEPNAERWSGIGAEAVARMRLQNRFRTGLDIARYTAGILRADMAAYDADPAAYTQSLGAWHGFIAQQQVISMRKHFGSTRRRYVYLSGWMVAALRSDFGPLPDQSMHEKTAVPALIEEIYTFLKQADARELGMMFRALDKARAAGNAAEARAIEDRIDAHESHVVPIIADIDAGFGNAEATYLLAKKMIEAGACALQIENQVSDEKQCGHQDGKVTVPHEDFLAKIRACRHAFLELGVDDGIIVARTDSLGAGLTKQIALSRTPGDLADQYNGFLDCEPVTSLDAIRGDVLIERDGALMRPKRLASNLFQFRPGTGEDRVVLDCISALQHGADLLWIETEKPHIEQIAGMVDRIRAVVPDAKLVYNNSPSFNWTLNFRQQVYDAWAKSGRDVAAYERDALMSVIYDGTELAQEADERIRRFQRDASARAGIFHHLITLPTYHTAALSTDLLARDYFGEAGMLGYVAGVQRREIRDGIACVRHQNMAGSDVGDDHKEYFSGDAALKAGGAHNTMNQFA, from the coding sequence ATGACCTATCAGTCAGCGATCCGGGCCGCGGATCAGGCGATCGAGCCGAACGCCGAACGCTGGAGCGGCATCGGTGCAGAGGCGGTGGCGCGGATGCGATTGCAGAACCGGTTCCGCACCGGGCTGGATATCGCCCGCTATACCGCGGGCATCCTGCGCGCCGACATGGCCGCTTATGACGCGGATCCGGCCGCCTACACCCAGTCGCTGGGCGCATGGCACGGGTTCATCGCGCAGCAGCAGGTGATTTCGATGCGCAAGCATTTCGGCAGCACGCGTCGGCGCTATGTCTACCTCTCCGGCTGGATGGTCGCGGCGCTGCGTTCCGATTTCGGGCCGCTGCCCGATCAGTCGATGCACGAGAAAACGGCCGTCCCCGCGCTGATCGAGGAAATCTATACCTTCCTGAAACAGGCCGATGCCCGCGAACTGGGCATGATGTTCCGCGCGCTGGACAAGGCGCGGGCGGCGGGCAACGCGGCCGAGGCGCGGGCGATCGAGGATCGCATCGACGCTCATGAAAGCCATGTCGTTCCGATCATCGCCGATATCGACGCAGGATTCGGCAATGCAGAGGCGACCTATCTGCTGGCCAAAAAGATGATCGAGGCGGGTGCCTGCGCGCTTCAGATCGAAAATCAGGTGTCCGACGAAAAGCAGTGCGGGCATCAGGACGGCAAGGTCACGGTCCCGCACGAGGATTTCCTAGCCAAGATCCGCGCCTGTCGCCACGCGTTCCTGGAACTGGGCGTGGATGACGGGATCATCGTGGCGCGCACCGACTCCCTCGGCGCTGGCCTGACCAAGCAGATCGCGCTCAGCCGGACGCCGGGCGATCTGGCCGATCAGTATAACGGTTTCCTCGACTGCGAACCGGTGACCAGCCTGGATGCGATCCGGGGCGATGTGCTGATCGAACGGGACGGGGCGCTGATGCGACCAAAGCGGCTGGCATCCAACCTGTTCCAGTTCCGGCCCGGCACGGGGGAGGACCGGGTGGTGCTCGACTGCATCTCCGCGCTTCAGCACGGGGCCGACCTGTTGTGGATCGAGACCGAAAAGCCGCACATCGAACAGATTGCGGGGATGGTGGACCGCATCCGCGCGGTCGTGCCTGATGCCAAGCTGGTCTATAACAATTCGCCGTCGTTCAACTGGACGCTGAACTTTCGCCAGCAGGTCTATGACGCCTGGGCGAAATCGGGCCGCGATGTCGCCGCCTATGAGCGCGATGCGCTGATGAGCGTCATCTATGACGGCACCGAACTGGCGCAGGAGGCGGACGAGCGCATTCGCCGCTTTCAGCGGGATGCCAGCGCGCGGGCGGGGATTTTCCACCACCTGATCACGCTGCCCACCTATCACACCGCCGCCCTGTCCACCGACCTTCTGGCCCGCGACTATTTCGGTGAGGCGGGGATGCTCGGTTATGTCGCCGGGGTGCAGCGGCGGGAAATCCGCGACGGCATTGCCTGTGTCCGGCACCAGAACATGGCCGGATCGGACGTCGGCGACGACCATAAGGAATATTTTTCGGGCGATGCCGCGCTGAAGGCGGGCGGCGCGCACAACACCATGAACCAGTTCGCCTGA
- a CDS encoding short-chain fatty acyl-CoA regulator family protein, translated as MTTHQDRKLYLGPRLRVLRRELGLNQAQMAQELGVSPSYLNHLERNQRPLTAQMLLRLANTYEIDVRDFVAGAAQADGGDLQSVFADGLVRDIGIARNEVMEVAENYPGVSEAIMRLYRALTDLREAPGRVEELTVRPVSASNAVQWLRDMLQARRYHLSDIDDAAEALAADLGAGLEAMRPAMRAMLADRYGIRVQVVEDGVLVDALWHYDFHRRRLMLSERMDEQSRQFAVAVRLAESALADRIRAEVDRAGAPDDETRMLLRRALVSYAAAAIVMPYARFLQVAQDSHYDMELLKARFGVSYEQAAQRLVTLTRPTARSVPMFMMKIDWAGAVSKRCTSDGAWVARAGGGCARWGVQRAFRQPGEPVTALVEAPDGERFVTVARAIPPRPGRAPSMIILGCPDRHAGQISGLTRMSAPPVDAIPIGPRCHLCERAGCPDRALPPVTRVLDLSDYARPASPYPFRAI; from the coding sequence ATGACGACGCACCAGGATCGCAAGCTGTACCTTGGCCCCCGGCTGCGCGTCCTGCGCCGTGAGCTGGGCCTCAATCAGGCGCAGATGGCGCAGGAACTCGGCGTCTCGCCCTCCTATCTCAACCATCTGGAGCGCAATCAGCGGCCATTGACGGCGCAGATGCTGCTGCGGCTGGCCAACACCTATGAAATCGACGTGCGCGATTTCGTGGCGGGCGCGGCGCAGGCAGATGGAGGCGACCTGCAATCGGTGTTCGCCGACGGGCTGGTCCGCGACATCGGCATTGCCCGGAATGAGGTGATGGAGGTTGCCGAGAACTATCCGGGCGTCAGCGAGGCGATCATGCGGCTGTATCGCGCGCTGACTGACCTGCGCGAAGCACCGGGCCGGGTCGAGGAACTGACCGTGCGGCCGGTTTCGGCGTCCAACGCGGTCCAGTGGCTGCGCGACATGCTTCAGGCGCGGCGCTATCACCTGTCCGACATCGATGATGCGGCAGAGGCACTGGCCGCCGATCTGGGCGCGGGGCTGGAAGCGATGCGCCCGGCGATGCGCGCGATGCTGGCCGATCGCTATGGCATCCGGGTTCAGGTGGTCGAGGACGGGGTGCTGGTCGATGCACTGTGGCATTATGATTTCCACCGCCGCCGCCTGATGCTGTCGGAACGGATGGACGAACAGAGCCGGCAGTTCGCCGTCGCCGTCCGGCTGGCGGAATCGGCCCTTGCCGACCGCATCCGGGCCGAGGTGGACCGGGCCGGTGCGCCGGACGATGAAACCCGGATGCTGCTGCGCCGTGCGCTGGTCAGCTATGCCGCCGCCGCCATCGTCATGCCCTATGCCCGCTTCCTTCAGGTGGCCCAGGACAGCCATTATGACATGGAACTGCTGAAGGCGCGGTTCGGCGTGTCCTATGAACAGGCGGCGCAGCGGCTGGTGACGCTGACCCGGCCCACGGCGCGGAGCGTACCGATGTTCATGATGAAGATCGACTGGGCCGGCGCGGTATCGAAACGCTGCACGTCGGACGGGGCATGGGTTGCGCGCGCCGGCGGCGGCTGTGCCCGATGGGGCGTGCAGCGCGCATTCCGCCAGCCAGGCGAGCCGGTGACCGCGCTGGTCGAGGCACCGGATGGCGAACGGTTCGTGACAGTGGCCCGCGCCATCCCGCCGCGGCCGGGCCGGGCACCGTCGATGATCATCCTGGGCTGTCCGGACCGACACGCAGGACAGATCAGCGGCCTGACGCGGATGAGCGCGCCGCCGGTCGACGCCATCCCGATCGGCCCGCGCTGCCATCTGTGCGAACGGGCGGGATGCCCCGACCGCGCCCTGCCCCCGGTCACCCGCGTCCTCGACCTCAGCGATTATGCGCGGCCGGCCTCGCCCTACCCGTTTCGCGCCATCTGA
- the msrA gene encoding peptide-methionine (S)-S-oxide reductase MsrA codes for MASETATFAGGCFWCTEAVFTDVIGVNAVESGYIGGTVPNPTYKQVCSGTTGHAEAIRITFDPDQVSYADLLDMFFATHDPTQLNRQGNDIGTQYRSAIFPHSPGQEEAARAAIARNAPNWPAPIVTTIEPDAPWYPAEDYHQDYWSGEGQRNPYCIAVIPPKLNKLRKSFAERLKSQVATNG; via the coding sequence ATGGCGAGCGAGACCGCAACCTTTGCCGGCGGCTGTTTCTGGTGCACCGAGGCGGTGTTCACCGATGTGATTGGCGTGAATGCCGTCGAAAGCGGCTATATCGGCGGCACCGTGCCCAACCCGACCTATAAGCAGGTGTGCAGCGGCACGACCGGCCATGCCGAGGCGATCCGGATCACGTTCGACCCCGATCAGGTGAGCTATGCCGATCTGCTCGACATGTTCTTTGCCACCCATGATCCGACGCAGCTCAACCGTCAGGGCAACGATATCGGCACCCAGTACCGATCGGCCATTTTCCCGCATTCGCCGGGACAGGAAGAAGCGGCACGGGCGGCGATCGCGCGCAATGCGCCCAACTGGCCCGCGCCCATCGTGACGACGATCGAACCGGACGCGCCCTGGTATCCGGCAGAGGATTATCATCAGGATTACTGGTCGGGCGAGGGGCAGCGAAATCCCTATTGCATCGCCGTCATTCCGCCGAAGCTGAACAAGCTGCGCAAGAGCTTTGCCGAGCGGCTGAAGAGCCAGGTTGCGACGAATGGATGA
- the galE gene encoding UDP-glucose 4-epimerase GalE, whose protein sequence is MRDGTVLVTGGAGYIGSHAVLALLDAGWRVVVVDNLVTGFDWAVDPRATLVVADIQDDAAVRGAIRDHGVTAIMHFAGSVVVPESVSDPLKYYRNNTAASRSLIESAVATGVRHFIFSSTAATYGIPEQVPVSEDVPKLPINPYGMSKLMTEIMLKDVAAAHPINYCALRYFNVAGADPQGRSGQSTAGATHLIKVAVEAAIGRRSHVSVFGTDFDTPDGTGVRDYIHVSDLAAAHVHALELLIARPGESHTMNCGYGRGYSVQEVLNAVDRITNQTIDRRMEGRRAGDPDALVADNARILATLPWRPQHDDLDGIVRDALAWERKLAERQG, encoded by the coding sequence ATGCGGGACGGGACGGTGCTGGTGACGGGCGGGGCCGGATATATCGGCAGCCATGCGGTGCTGGCGCTGCTGGATGCGGGCTGGCGCGTCGTGGTGGTCGACAATCTGGTCACCGGGTTCGACTGGGCGGTCGATCCGCGCGCCACGCTGGTGGTTGCCGACATTCAGGACGATGCCGCCGTCCGCGGCGCGATCCGCGACCATGGCGTGACCGCGATCATGCACTTTGCCGGTTCGGTCGTCGTGCCGGAATCGGTCAGCGACCCCCTGAAATATTATCGCAACAACACCGCCGCCAGCCGCAGCCTGATCGAAAGCGCGGTGGCGACCGGCGTTCGCCATTTCATCTTTTCGTCCACCGCCGCCACCTATGGCATCCCCGAACAGGTGCCGGTCAGCGAAGACGTGCCGAAACTGCCGATCAATCCTTATGGCATGTCCAAGCTGATGACCGAGATCATGCTGAAGGACGTCGCCGCCGCGCATCCGATCAATTACTGCGCCCTGCGCTACTTCAACGTGGCGGGCGCCGATCCGCAGGGCCGGTCGGGCCAGTCCACCGCCGGGGCAACGCACCTGATCAAGGTGGCGGTCGAGGCGGCGATCGGGCGGCGCAGCCATGTCAGCGTGTTCGGCACGGATTTCGATACGCCCGACGGCACCGGCGTGCGCGATTACATCCATGTCAGCGACCTGGCGGCGGCGCACGTCCATGCGCTGGAACTGCTGATCGCGCGGCCGGGCGAAAGCCATACGATGAACTGCGGCTATGGCCGGGGTTATTCGGTTCAGGAGGTGCTGAACGCCGTCGACCGGATCACCAATCAGACGATCGACCGGCGGATGGAGGGTCGCCGTGCCGGCGATCCCGACGCGCTGGTGGCGGACAATGCCCGCATCCTCGCCACCCTGCCCTGGCGGCCGCAGCATGACGATCTGGACGGCATCGTGCGCGATGCACTGGCATGGGAACGCAAACTGGCCGAGCGTCAGGGCTGA
- the arfB gene encoding alternative ribosome rescue aminoacyl-tRNA hydrolase ArfB, translating into MADLASPFDHAIVEEKFLAATGPGGQNVNKVATAVQLRVDAYRLGLPPWAWARFKELAGSKLTSGGELVLVARKFRTQEANRQDARERLADLVRKAHERQAKRIKTKPSKSAKAKRVDEKKGRSAVKAGRAKVRPD; encoded by the coding sequence ATGGCTGACCTTGCCTCCCCCTTCGACCATGCGATCGTCGAGGAAAAGTTCCTGGCGGCGACGGGGCCGGGTGGTCAGAATGTGAACAAGGTGGCGACCGCGGTGCAGCTGCGCGTCGATGCCTATCGCCTGGGCCTGCCGCCATGGGCATGGGCGCGGTTCAAGGAACTGGCCGGATCGAAACTGACCAGCGGCGGCGAGCTGGTGCTGGTCGCCCGCAAGTTCCGCACGCAGGAGGCCAATCGCCAGGATGCGCGCGAACGGCTGGCCGATCTGGTCCGCAAGGCGCATGAGCGGCAGGCCAAGCGGATCAAGACCAAGCCCAGCAAATCGGCCAAGGCCAAACGCGTCGACGAAAAAAAGGGCCGTTCCGCGGTCAAGGCCGGACGGGCAAAGGTCCGGCCCGACTGA
- a CDS encoding RNA pseudouridine synthase, producing the protein MLSDRVLFIDGEAVVIDKPSGLPVDRPRDRSASVEDMLDQLTFGFQRLPQPVHRLDRDTSGCLLLARNPKAMKRFGQTFEAGRVQKRYLAVIDGIPADSSGTIDLALSKVSSREEGWRMRGDPKGKPARTNWKRLATENGRALIGFYPENGRTHQIRVHAAEGLGMPVAGDPVYGTVLTGIPMLLHAAGLIVPREGKPKIEAFSPLPERFMALGFADPFAQPDG; encoded by the coding sequence ATGCTTTCCGATCGCGTCCTGTTCATCGATGGCGAAGCCGTCGTCATCGACAAGCCTTCGGGCCTGCCGGTCGACCGGCCACGCGACCGGTCCGCCAGTGTCGAGGACATGCTGGATCAGCTGACCTTCGGGTTTCAGCGTCTGCCCCAGCCGGTGCATCGGCTGGACCGCGATACGTCCGGCTGCCTGTTGCTGGCCCGCAATCCCAAGGCCATGAAGCGGTTCGGCCAGACGTTCGAGGCGGGCCGGGTTCAGAAACGGTATCTCGCCGTGATCGACGGTATTCCGGCGGACAGTTCCGGCACCATCGACCTTGCGCTGTCAAAGGTCAGCAGCCGCGAAGAGGGCTGGCGGATGCGCGGCGACCCAAAGGGGAAGCCCGCGCGGACCAACTGGAAACGGCTGGCGACCGAAAATGGCCGGGCGCTCATCGGCTTTTATCCCGAAAATGGCCGCACGCATCAGATCCGCGTCCATGCGGCAGAGGGGCTGGGGATGCCGGTGGCGGGCGATCCGGTTTACGGCACCGTGCTGACCGGCATCCCGATGCTGCTCCACGCCGCCGGACTGATCGTCCCGCGCGAGGGCAAACCAAAGATCGAGGCGTTTTCGCCATTGCCCGAACGGTTCATGGCGCTGGGCTTTGCCGATCCCTTTGCGCAGCCGGATGGCTGA
- the wrbA gene encoding NAD(P)H:quinone oxidoreductase — protein MAKVLVLYYSSYGHLEQMADAVAEGARSAGATVDVKRVPETAPEAVVAAAGFKTDSAHPVIGNVEELADYDAIILGAPTRFGRLPSQMAAFLDQAGGLWFRGALNGKVGAVFTSTASQHGGQEVTLFSMITNLLHFGMTIVGLDYGFQGQMGVDEVKGGSPYGATTIADGDGSRMPSAVELDGARYQGRRVAETAAKLFG, from the coding sequence ATGGCCAAGGTTCTGGTCCTTTATTATTCGTCCTATGGTCACCTCGAACAGATGGCCGATGCGGTTGCCGAGGGCGCGCGCAGCGCCGGTGCCACCGTCGATGTGAAGCGCGTGCCCGAAACCGCGCCGGAGGCGGTCGTCGCCGCTGCCGGGTTCAAGACGGACAGCGCGCATCCAGTGATCGGCAATGTCGAGGAACTGGCCGATTACGACGCCATTATCCTCGGCGCGCCGACCCGGTTCGGTCGCCTGCCAAGCCAGATGGCGGCGTTCCTGGATCAGGCCGGCGGCCTGTGGTTCCGCGGCGCGCTTAACGGCAAGGTCGGTGCCGTGTTCACCAGCACGGCCAGCCAGCATGGCGGTCAGGAAGTCACGCTGTTCAGCATGATCACCAACCTGCTGCATTTCGGCATGACCATTGTCGGGCTGGACTATGGGTTCCAGGGGCAGATGGGCGTCGATGAGGTCAAGGGCGGATCGCCCTATGGCGCGACGACCATTGCCGATGGCGATGGCAGCCGGATGCCCAGCGCGGTCGAACTGGACGGCGCCCGGTATCAGGGCCGCCGCGTCGCCGAAACGGCGGCCAAGCTGTTCGGATAA
- a CDS encoding pirin family protein, translating into MVDRREFESLGHADHGWLKARHHFSFASYYDPARMGWGSIRVWNDDEIAPNSGFPPHPHQDMEIITYVRSGAITHQDSMGNKGRTEAGDVQVMSAGSGVRHAEYNLEPETTRIFQIWISPREQGGSPSWGAKPFPKGERSGRLVTLASGFADDGDALPIRADARVMGATLKAGESLTHSIGDGRHAYLVPATGAIEIDGVPFKARDGAALKGGATVTITAIEDAEIVLVDAD; encoded by the coding sequence ATGGTCGACAGACGCGAATTCGAAAGCCTGGGCCATGCCGATCATGGCTGGCTGAAGGCACGGCATCATTTTTCGTTCGCCAGCTATTATGATCCCGCCCGCATGGGCTGGGGCTCGATCCGGGTGTGGAATGACGACGAAATCGCCCCGAACAGCGGCTTTCCGCCCCATCCGCATCAGGACATGGAGATCATCACCTATGTCCGGTCCGGCGCGATCACGCATCAGGACAGCATGGGGAACAAGGGCCGTACCGAGGCGGGCGACGTTCAGGTGATGAGCGCCGGTTCCGGCGTGCGGCACGCCGAATACAACCTTGAGCCGGAAACCACGCGCATCTTCCAGATCTGGATCAGCCCGCGCGAACAGGGCGGCTCGCCCAGCTGGGGCGCAAAGCCGTTTCCCAAGGGCGAGCGTTCCGGCCGGCTGGTCACGCTGGCCAGCGGTTTTGCCGATGATGGCGACGCGCTGCCCATCCGCGCCGATGCGCGGGTGATGGGTGCGACGCTGAAGGCGGGCGAAAGCCTGACCCACAGCATCGGCGATGGCCGTCATGCCTATCTGGTCCCCGCAACCGGCGCGATCGAGATTGACGGCGTGCCGTTCAAGGCCCGCGACGGTGCCGCGCTGAAGGGCGGGGCGACCGTGACGATTACGGCGATCGAGGACGCGGAAATCGTCCTGGTCGACGCTGACTGA